A single window of Brevundimonas naejangsanensis DNA harbors:
- the rpsP gene encoding 30S ribosomal protein S16: MLKIRLSRGGAKKRPYYHIVIADSHAPRDGKFIERVGSYNPMLPKDSATPRIVLKADRIAEWLAKGAQPTDRVARFISQSQDEALAGKVQWVQGNNPKKAEPGKKAQERAAERAQREADRLEAEAAAKAEAAEAAAAAAAAPAVEEAPAEEAPAAEAPAEAAAEATEEQA; encoded by the coding sequence ATGCTGAAGATTCGTCTGTCCCGCGGCGGCGCCAAGAAGCGCCCCTACTACCACATCGTCATCGCCGACTCGCACGCCCCGCGCGACGGCAAGTTCATCGAGCGCGTCGGCAGCTACAACCCGATGCTGCCCAAGGACAGCGCCACCCCGCGCATCGTCCTGAAGGCCGACCGCATCGCCGAGTGGCTCGCCAAGGGCGCCCAGCCGACCGACCGCGTCGCCCGCTTCATCAGCCAGAGCCAGGACGAAGCGCTGGCCGGCAAGGTCCAGTGGGTCCAGGGCAACAACCCGAAGAAGGCCGAGCCGGGCAAGAAGGCCCAGGAACGCGCCGCCGAGCGCGCGCAGCGCGAAGCCGACCGCCTGGAAGCCGAAGCCGCCGCCAAGGCCGAGGCCGCTGAGGCCGCCGCCGCCGCTGCCGCCGCTCCGGCCGTGGAAGAAGCTCCGGCTGAAGAAGCCCCTGCGGCTGAAGCGCCTGCCGAAGCCGCCGCTGAGGCGACCGAAGAGCAGGCCTAA
- the rimM gene encoding ribosome maturation factor RimM (Essential for efficient processing of 16S rRNA) codes for MSNEDRLILVGQIGGAFGVKGEVRISAYTADPMALVGYSPLLGADGKPALTLISARPDKAGVVARVKEIATKEEADARRGQKLFVTRDALPEPEEDEFYLTDLVGLEGRDPADVVLGKVKSVQNFGADDMLEIAPAEGGPTWYLPFTRETAPELHINEGWLRIVRPTEVSDRDED; via the coding sequence ATGAGCAACGAAGACAGACTGATCCTGGTGGGCCAGATCGGCGGCGCCTTCGGCGTGAAGGGCGAGGTGCGCATCAGCGCCTATACCGCCGACCCCATGGCCCTGGTCGGCTATTCGCCGCTTCTGGGCGCCGACGGCAAGCCGGCGCTGACGCTGATCTCGGCCCGGCCGGACAAGGCGGGCGTGGTGGCGCGGGTCAAGGAAATCGCCACCAAGGAAGAGGCCGACGCCCGGCGCGGCCAGAAGCTGTTCGTCACGCGCGACGCCTTGCCGGAGCCGGAGGAGGACGAGTTCTACCTGACCGACCTGGTCGGCCTGGAGGGGCGTGATCCGGCCGACGTGGTGCTGGGCAAGGTCAAGTCGGTCCAGAACTTCGGCGCCGACGACATGCTGGAGATCGCCCCGGCCGAGGGCGGTCCGACCTGGTACCTGCCCTTCACCCGCGAGACGGCGCCGGAACTGCACATCAATGAAGGCTGGCTGCGCATCGTCCGCCCGACCGAAGTCAGCGACCGCGACGAAGACTGA
- a CDS encoding glutathione S-transferase N-terminal domain-containing protein, giving the protein MADLSAFPVTRQFPPQHPDRLQLYSLPTPNGVKVSILLEELGLPYEAHLVDIGKDETWTPEFLSLNPNGKIPAIIDPDGPGGKPLPLFESGAILVYLAEKTGRFLPADPAARYETLQWVFFQMAAIGPMFGQLGFFHRFAGREYEDKRPRDRYVAESKRLLGVLEGRLEGRDWIMGADYTIADIAILGWVRNLIGFYEAGDLVGFSDFPRVGAWLKRGLARPAVQRGLEIPARS; this is encoded by the coding sequence ATGGCCGACCTGTCCGCCTTCCCCGTCACCCGTCAGTTTCCGCCGCAGCATCCGGACCGACTTCAGCTCTATTCGCTGCCGACGCCCAATGGGGTGAAGGTGTCGATCCTGCTGGAGGAGCTGGGTCTGCCCTATGAGGCCCATCTGGTCGACATCGGCAAGGATGAGACCTGGACGCCGGAGTTTCTGTCTCTGAACCCCAACGGCAAGATCCCCGCCATCATCGATCCCGACGGCCCCGGCGGAAAGCCGCTGCCCCTGTTCGAATCCGGCGCCATCCTGGTCTATCTGGCCGAGAAGACGGGGCGCTTCCTGCCCGCCGATCCGGCGGCGCGCTATGAGACGCTGCAGTGGGTCTTCTTCCAGATGGCGGCCATCGGCCCGATGTTCGGCCAACTGGGCTTCTTCCACAGGTTCGCCGGGCGCGAGTACGAGGACAAGCGGCCGCGCGATCGCTACGTCGCCGAGTCCAAGCGGTTGCTGGGCGTGCTGGAGGGAAGGCTCGAGGGTCGCGACTGGATCATGGGCGCCGACTACACCATCGCCGACATCGCCATCCTGGGCTGGGTGCGCAACCTGATCGGCTTCTATGAGGCGGGCGATCTGGTCGGCTTTTCCGACTTCCCGCGCGTCGGCGCCTGGCTGAAGCGGGGCCTGGCGCGTCCGGCGGTGCAGCGCGGGCTGGAGATCCCGGCGCGATCGTAA
- a CDS encoding YegP family protein codes for MAHKFEVYQDKAGEFRVRFKYNSEVIFSTEGYSDKSGAKRAIESIKKHVGDAPTEEV; via the coding sequence ATGGCGCACAAGTTCGAGGTCTACCAAGACAAGGCCGGCGAGTTCCGCGTCCGGTTCAAATACAACTCGGAGGTCATCTTCTCGACCGAGGGCTATTCCGACAAGTCGGGCGCCAAGCGGGCCATAGAGTCGATCAAGAAGCACGTCGGCGACGCCCCGACCGAAGAAGTCTAG
- a CDS encoding KTSC domain-containing protein, protein MPSSVIRRFSYDEAARRLRLTFVSGAVYDYDDVPPEVAKGLAQASSKGRFFGLRVRDRYPCRRVFSARQSSDARPGR, encoded by the coding sequence ATGCCGTCCAGCGTCATCCGCCGCTTCAGCTATGACGAGGCCGCCCGTCGATTGCGGCTGACCTTCGTCTCGGGCGCCGTCTACGACTACGACGACGTGCCGCCGGAGGTGGCCAAGGGTCTGGCGCAGGCGTCGTCAAAGGGGCGCTTCTTCGGGCTGCGCGTTCGCGACCGCTATCCCTGTCGCCGGGTGTTCAGCGCGCGCCAATCCAGCGACGCGCGGCCAGGGCGATGA
- a CDS encoding benzoate/H(+) symporter BenE family transporter — protein MNSLRLPPPASFSAAAVATIVGFGGTVALVVQAGQAMGASPEQIVSMVTALCLGIAVPGALLSWRLKTPVILAWSTPGAALLAASTLGLGWSTAVGAFVLAGVMMTLTGMIPALGRLAERIPATVASAMLAGVLLPFCLKLFLVFPSDLALAGGLLLVFLVMRRLAPAWALPAVLVAAFAVLAWRGQLGLPQGSGLFGSLSPVRPAFDWKAAVSLALPLYLVTLASQNLPGLVVLRAAGYAPPTGKLIFWGGLTSTLLAPFGAHGVNLAAITAAICTGPDAHPDPARRWTVGVIYGLFYLVVALFAAPLAGLFIAMPTGALALLTGLALIAPLTGSLSGMMSAPEDREAAVLTFAATASGMVLFGVGSAFWGLAVGFIALAARRWIGAR, from the coding sequence ATGAATTCCTTGCGCCTGCCGCCCCCCGCCAGCTTCTCCGCCGCCGCCGTGGCCACGATCGTCGGTTTCGGCGGCACGGTCGCCCTGGTGGTGCAGGCCGGACAGGCGATGGGCGCCTCGCCCGAACAGATCGTCTCCATGGTCACGGCGCTGTGCCTGGGCATCGCCGTGCCGGGCGCCTTGCTCAGCTGGCGGCTGAAGACGCCGGTCATCCTGGCCTGGTCGACGCCCGGCGCCGCCCTGCTGGCGGCTTCGACGCTCGGCCTGGGGTGGAGCACCGCCGTCGGCGCCTTCGTCCTGGCCGGCGTGATGATGACGCTGACGGGGATGATTCCGGCCCTGGGTCGGCTGGCCGAGCGCATCCCCGCGACCGTCGCCTCGGCCATGCTGGCGGGCGTGCTCCTGCCTTTCTGCCTCAAGCTGTTTTTGGTGTTTCCGAGCGATCTGGCCCTGGCCGGGGGCCTGCTGCTGGTGTTCCTGGTCATGCGCCGCCTGGCGCCCGCCTGGGCCCTGCCCGCCGTCCTGGTCGCCGCCTTCGCGGTCCTGGCCTGGCGGGGCCAGTTGGGCTTGCCGCAGGGGAGCGGCCTGTTCGGCAGCCTGTCGCCGGTTCGGCCCGCCTTCGACTGGAAGGCGGCGGTCAGCCTGGCCCTGCCGCTGTATCTGGTGACCCTGGCCTCGCAGAACCTGCCGGGGCTGGTGGTGCTGAGGGCCGCCGGCTACGCGCCGCCCACCGGAAAACTGATCTTCTGGGGTGGCCTGACCAGCACGCTTCTCGCCCCCTTCGGCGCGCATGGGGTCAACCTGGCCGCCATCACCGCCGCCATCTGCACTGGGCCGGACGCCCATCCTGACCCCGCGCGGCGTTGGACCGTGGGGGTGATCTACGGCCTCTTCTACTTGGTCGTCGCCCTGTTCGCCGCGCCCCTGGCCGGCCTGTTCATCGCCATGCCGACGGGGGCGCTGGCGCTCCTGACCGGCCTGGCTCTGATCGCTCCGTTGACGGGGTCGCTGAGCGGCATGATGAGCGCGCCCGAAGATCGCGAGGCGGCCGTGCTGACCTTCGCCGCCACGGCGTCGGGCATGGTGCTGTTCGGGGTGGGTTCGGCCTTCTGGGGCCTGGCGGTCGGCTTCATCGCCCTGGCCGCGCGTCGCTGGATTGGCGCGCGCTGA
- a CDS encoding enoyl-ACP reductase FabI codes for MPTGELMKGKKGLIMGVANSNSIAWGIASQLAAQGAELAFTYLGEGLERRVRPLAESVGAKLLIQADVTDDASMDAAFAELEKEFGTIDFVVHSVAFANKDELKGSFVDNTTRDSFLLAMNISAFSFVDVAKRSAKLMPNGGSMITLTYLGSERVIPNYNTMGVAKAALEAATRYIARDLGPKGIRVNAISAGAMRTLSLAGIAGGRGLHSKSAQFSLIKEETSMEGVAGAALWLCSDLGRSTTGEVVHVDAGFHAVGLPDDMEG; via the coding sequence ATGCCCACCGGCGAACTCATGAAGGGCAAGAAGGGCCTGATCATGGGGGTGGCCAACTCCAACTCCATCGCCTGGGGCATCGCCTCGCAGCTGGCCGCCCAGGGCGCCGAGCTGGCCTTCACCTATCTGGGCGAGGGTCTTGAGCGCCGCGTGCGCCCGCTGGCCGAAAGCGTCGGCGCCAAGCTGCTGATCCAGGCTGACGTCACCGACGACGCCTCGATGGACGCCGCCTTCGCCGAGCTGGAGAAGGAGTTCGGCACGATCGACTTCGTCGTCCACTCGGTGGCCTTCGCCAACAAGGACGAGCTGAAGGGCTCCTTCGTCGACAACACCACCCGCGACAGCTTCCTGCTGGCCATGAACATCTCGGCCTTCAGCTTCGTCGACGTGGCCAAGCGCTCGGCCAAGCTGATGCCCAACGGCGGCTCGATGATCACCCTGACCTACCTCGGCTCCGAACGGGTCATCCCGAACTACAACACCATGGGCGTGGCCAAGGCCGCGCTGGAAGCCGCCACCCGCTATATCGCGCGCGATCTCGGTCCGAAGGGCATCCGCGTCAACGCCATCTCGGCGGGCGCCATGCGCACCCTGTCGCTGGCGGGCATCGCCGGCGGGCGCGGCCTGCACTCCAAGTCGGCGCAATTCTCGCTGATCAAGGAAGAGACCTCGATGGAAGGCGTCGCCGGCGCCGCCCTGTGGCTGTGCTCGGATCTGGGCCGCTCGACCACGGGCGAAGTCGTCCACGTCGACGCCGGCTTCCACGCCGTCGGCCTGCCGGACGACATGGAGGGCTGA
- a CDS encoding DUF2794 domain-containing protein → MSFDADSSHAQPQAGPVFFDRRELDQMLRVYGRMVAAGEWRDYAMAGAREHAEFAVFRRHGDAPVYRIEKRPALRLKQGQWAVIGEGGHVLKRGRDLAQVLRVFDSRKFTVVE, encoded by the coding sequence ATGAGCTTCGACGCCGACAGTTCGCACGCACAGCCGCAGGCTGGTCCCGTCTTCTTCGACCGCCGCGAACTGGACCAGATGCTGCGGGTTTATGGGCGGATGGTGGCGGCGGGCGAATGGCGCGACTACGCCATGGCCGGGGCCAGGGAGCACGCCGAGTTCGCCGTCTTCCGCCGCCACGGCGACGCGCCCGTCTATCGCATCGAGAAACGCCCCGCCCTGCGCCTGAAACAGGGCCAGTGGGCGGTGATCGGCGAGGGCGGCCATGTGCTGAAACGCGGCCGCGATCTGGCCCAGGTGCTGCGCGTGTTCGACAGTCGGAAGTTCACGGTGGTGGAGTAG
- a CDS encoding Bax inhibitor-1/YccA family protein has translation MSDFNNGYARPLPQSADMSVDAGLRAFMLGVYNKLAIGLVVAGVLAYVTGNVPAVQQLLFARMPDGRIGLTMLGMIIQFSPLVMLFGSMFFMKNPTAKGVNMLYWAVVATIGAGLGVLFLRYTGGSLASTFFVTAAAFAGLSLVGYTTKKDLSGMGTFLIMALIGLILAMLVNAFLVKSGMFGLVISGLGVLIFSGLIAYDTQRLKMTYYALGGDKNAMGVATGFGALSLFINFINLFQFLLAFMGGSRE, from the coding sequence ATGAGCGATTTCAACAACGGCTATGCGCGCCCGCTTCCGCAGTCGGCGGACATGTCCGTCGACGCCGGCCTGCGCGCCTTCATGCTGGGCGTCTACAACAAGCTAGCGATCGGTCTGGTCGTCGCCGGCGTCCTGGCCTACGTCACCGGCAACGTCCCCGCCGTGCAGCAGCTGCTGTTCGCCCGCATGCCGGACGGCCGCATCGGCCTGACCATGCTGGGCATGATCATCCAGTTCTCGCCGCTGGTCATGCTGTTCGGCTCCATGTTCTTCATGAAGAACCCGACGGCCAAGGGCGTGAACATGCTCTACTGGGCCGTGGTCGCCACCATCGGCGCGGGTCTGGGCGTGCTGTTCCTGCGCTATACGGGCGGTTCGCTGGCCTCGACCTTCTTCGTCACCGCCGCCGCCTTCGCGGGTCTGAGCCTGGTCGGCTACACGACCAAGAAGGACCTCAGCGGCATGGGCACCTTCCTGATCATGGCCCTGATCGGCCTGATCCTGGCCATGCTGGTCAACGCCTTCCTGGTGAAGTCGGGCATGTTCGGCCTGGTGATCTCGGGGCTGGGCGTGCTGATCTTCTCGGGCTTGATCGCCTATGACACCCAGCGTCTGAAGATGACCTACTACGCCCTGGGCGGCGACAAGAACGCCATGGGCGTGGCCACGGGCTTCGGGGCCCTGAGCCTGTTCATCAACTTCATCAACCTGTTCCAGTTCCTGCTGGCCTTCATGGGCGGCAGCCGCGAATAG
- the thpR gene encoding RNA 2',3'-cyclic phosphodiesterase — MLRLFTAIAIPEDVAETLARRQSGLPGARWRPLDALHVTLAFYGEASEHTADDLASELTRAEGGGPFKLTLSGVGAFGDAHRSHTLWAGLERSEPLNVLAGRCRSAGERAGVPPEKREYRPHVTLAYLKPQANPDRIGAWIAGHNLLKSPPIRVDRFGLYSSILTGDGSVYTLEREYLL; from the coding sequence ATGCTACGTCTGTTCACCGCCATCGCCATTCCCGAGGACGTCGCCGAGACCCTGGCGCGGCGGCAGTCCGGCCTGCCCGGCGCCCGCTGGCGGCCGCTGGACGCCCTGCACGTCACCCTGGCCTTCTATGGCGAGGCGTCCGAGCACACAGCCGACGACCTGGCCTCCGAGCTGACCCGCGCCGAGGGCGGGGGGCCCTTTAAGCTCACCCTGAGCGGCGTCGGCGCCTTCGGCGACGCCCATCGCAGCCACACCCTGTGGGCCGGGTTGGAGCGGTCCGAACCGCTGAACGTCCTGGCCGGGCGTTGCCGGTCGGCCGGCGAGCGCGCGGGCGTCCCGCCGGAGAAGCGCGAATACCGGCCGCACGTCACCCTGGCCTATCTGAAGCCCCAGGCGAACCCCGACCGCATCGGCGCCTGGATCGCCGGGCACAACCTGTTGAAGTCGCCGCCGATCCGGGTGGATCGCTTCGGCCTCTACTCCAGCATCCTGACCGGGGACGGCAGCGTCTACACCCTGGAGCGGGAGTATCTGTTGTGA
- a CDS encoding GNAT family N-acetyltransferase: MIERPTSPLGPTLETERLFVRPPTLEDFPRWADFMSDPETTRFIGGVQSRHEVWRAIASVAGMWALQGEGMFSVIEKATGLWMGRIGPLHPYDWPGREVGWSLHRDATGKGYALEAAAATMDYAFDVLEWPDVIHCIDPDNRASEKLAERLGSTNRGPGAIPPPFHEHKVNLWGQTREQWRANRQRLR, translated from the coding sequence GTGATCGAGCGTCCCACCTCGCCCCTCGGCCCCACGCTGGAAACCGAGCGTCTGTTCGTGCGCCCGCCGACGCTGGAGGACTTCCCGCGCTGGGCCGACTTCATGAGCGACCCTGAGACGACCCGCTTCATCGGCGGGGTGCAGTCCAGGCACGAGGTTTGGCGCGCCATCGCCTCGGTGGCGGGCATGTGGGCGCTGCAGGGCGAGGGCATGTTCTCGGTGATCGAGAAGGCGACCGGCCTGTGGATGGGCCGGATCGGGCCGCTGCACCCCTATGACTGGCCGGGCCGGGAAGTGGGCTGGAGCCTGCACCGCGACGCCACGGGCAAGGGCTATGCGCTCGAGGCGGCTGCGGCGACCATGGACTACGCCTTCGACGTGCTGGAGTGGCCCGACGTCATCCACTGCATCGACCCGGACAACCGCGCCTCGGAGAAGCTGGCCGAGCGGCTGGGCTCGACCAATCGCGGGCCGGGCGCGATCCCGCCGCCGTTTCACGAGCACAAGGTCAATCTGTGGGGCCAGACGCGCGAGCAGTGGCGGGCGAACCGGCAGCGCTTGCGGTAG
- the mmcB gene encoding DNA repair putative endonuclease MmcB — MAAAALHLELVFSRPETTLSVTRGAARLLVDMGYAPLLEVCLPNGRRADVMALGPKGDIVICEVKSGIDDYRVDRKWQEYGPFCDAFYFAVAPEFPEGVLPDEPGLIVADGFGGAVLREAPATPLAPARRKALTLAFARLGALRAMRE, encoded by the coding sequence ATGGCCGCCGCCGCGCTTCACCTCGAACTGGTCTTCAGCCGCCCCGAAACCACCCTCTCGGTGACGCGAGGGGCCGCTCGGCTGTTGGTCGACATGGGCTATGCGCCCCTGCTGGAGGTCTGCCTGCCTAACGGGCGGCGCGCCGACGTCATGGCCCTTGGACCCAAGGGCGACATTGTCATCTGCGAGGTGAAGTCGGGCATCGACGACTATCGCGTCGACCGCAAATGGCAGGAGTACGGGCCGTTCTGCGACGCCTTCTACTTCGCCGTGGCCCCGGAGTTTCCCGAGGGCGTGCTGCCGGACGAGCCGGGCCTGATCGTGGCCGACGGCTTCGGCGGGGCGGTGCTGCGCGAGGCGCCGGCGACGCCCCTGGCCCCCGCGCGCCGCAAGGCCCTGACCCTGGCCTTCGCCCGTCTGGGCGCGCTCAGGGCGATGCGCGAATAA
- a CDS encoding M48 family metallopeptidase, whose protein sequence is MSYRNGQRLPLEGGGALRLSVNPRARRLSIRIDARAGEAVAVAPSERRLGEVVAFARTKAGWIAERLAARVETLAFEPGAVVTWLGRPVRLEASGGAGAARLIETDEGPVLRSGGQGEAFSRRIENWFRRAARDFLTERTQVHLKSLGQGPVKVSIVDTRSRWGSCSPHNRSIRYSWRVIMAPPAVADYLAAHEVAHLVHADHSPAYWAVVARLIGDHRPHRRWLRDHGAALHAVGG, encoded by the coding sequence GTGTCGTACCGGAACGGTCAGCGTCTGCCGCTTGAGGGCGGCGGCGCCCTGAGGCTGTCGGTCAATCCGCGCGCGCGGCGGCTGTCGATCCGCATCGACGCCCGCGCCGGCGAGGCCGTGGCCGTGGCCCCCAGCGAGCGGCGCCTTGGCGAGGTCGTGGCCTTCGCCCGCACCAAGGCCGGATGGATCGCCGAACGCCTGGCCGCGCGGGTAGAGACCCTGGCGTTTGAACCCGGCGCCGTCGTCACCTGGCTGGGCCGTCCGGTGCGGCTGGAGGCGAGCGGCGGCGCGGGCGCCGCGCGCCTGATCGAAACGGACGAGGGGCCTGTGCTGCGTTCCGGCGGCCAGGGCGAGGCCTTCTCTCGCCGCATCGAGAACTGGTTCCGCCGGGCTGCGCGCGACTTCCTGACCGAACGCACGCAGGTCCACCTGAAGAGCCTGGGTCAGGGACCGGTGAAGGTGTCCATCGTCGACACCCGCTCGCGCTGGGGTTCGTGCAGCCCGCACAACCGCTCGATCCGCTACTCGTGGCGCGTCATCATGGCCCCGCCCGCCGTGGCCGACTACCTGGCCGCGCATGAGGTCGCCCACCTGGTCCACGCCGACCACAGCCCGGCCTATTGGGCCGTCGTGGCTCGACTGATCGGGGATCATCGCCCGCACCGCCGCTGGCTGCGCGACCATGGCGCGGCGCTGCACGCCGTGGGCGGGTAA
- a CDS encoding polyhydroxyalkanoate depolymerase — MLYAFHELAYHSATPFRIGAQMARQFWTSPLNPAADTAIGRTAYAAAEVFESLTRRYGKPDWGLETIEIDGKPVRTTEQVVWSSPWCRLVRFARNIGDLKRAGRPPAAPAVVIVAPLSGHYATLLRGTVETFLQDHDVYVTDWANARQVPMLEGRFDFNDYIDHVRDMLAAVGPRAHVVGVCQPGPPVLAACAVMAAENDPNRPASMTFMGSPIDARLSPTVTNQLAEEKPFTWFKSNMIHTVPLPYPGVGRRVYPGFVQLYSFMSMNEDKHVDAHRRYFEDLVAGDGDGVEKHEQFYDEYLSVLDLTEEFYLQTIDIVFQQHLLPRGLLQHRGQTVDLTAITDIGLATIEGEMDDISGVGQTQAAHGLTPNIPDDRRLLYVQPKVGHYGVFNGRRFREEIYPRVRDFIAQNEALSVVPERSASAA, encoded by the coding sequence ATGCTCTACGCTTTTCACGAGCTCGCCTACCATTCAGCGACGCCGTTCCGGATCGGGGCCCAGATGGCCCGGCAGTTCTGGACCTCTCCGCTCAATCCGGCGGCGGACACGGCGATCGGCCGCACCGCCTATGCCGCCGCCGAGGTGTTCGAAAGCCTGACGCGCCGCTACGGCAAGCCCGACTGGGGCCTTGAGACGATCGAGATCGACGGCAAGCCCGTGCGCACCACCGAACAGGTGGTGTGGTCCTCGCCCTGGTGCCGGCTGGTGCGGTTCGCCCGCAACATCGGCGACCTGAAACGCGCGGGCCGCCCCCCCGCCGCGCCCGCCGTGGTGATCGTGGCGCCGCTGTCGGGCCACTACGCCACCCTGCTGCGCGGCACGGTCGAGACCTTCCTTCAGGACCACGACGTCTATGTCACCGACTGGGCCAACGCCCGTCAGGTGCCGATGCTGGAAGGCCGTTTCGACTTCAACGACTACATCGACCATGTGCGCGACATGCTGGCCGCCGTCGGCCCGCGCGCCCACGTCGTCGGCGTCTGCCAGCCGGGGCCGCCGGTGCTGGCGGCCTGCGCCGTGATGGCCGCCGAGAACGACCCGAACCGCCCCGCCTCCATGACCTTCATGGGCTCCCCCATCGACGCGCGCCTGTCGCCGACGGTGACGAACCAGCTGGCCGAGGAAAAGCCGTTCACCTGGTTCAAGTCGAACATGATCCACACCGTGCCCCTGCCCTATCCAGGCGTGGGGCGGCGGGTCTATCCCGGCTTCGTCCAGCTCTACAGCTTCATGTCGATGAACGAGGACAAACACGTCGACGCCCATCGCCGCTATTTCGAGGATCTGGTGGCGGGCGACGGCGACGGGGTCGAGAAGCACGAGCAGTTCTACGACGAATATCTGTCGGTGCTGGACCTGACCGAGGAATTCTATCTCCAGACCATCGACATCGTCTTCCAGCAGCACCTGCTGCCGCGCGGCCTGTTGCAGCATCGCGGCCAGACGGTGGATCTGACGGCCATCACTGACATCGGCCTGGCCACCATCGAGGGCGAGATGGACGACATCTCCGGCGTCGGCCAGACGCAGGCGGCGCACGGGCTGACGCCCAACATCCCCGACGACCGCCGTCTGCTCTACGTCCAGCCCAAGGTCGGCCACTACGGCGTCTTCAACGGCCGCCGTTTCCGCGAGGAGATCTATCCCCGCGTGCGCGATTTCATCGCCCAGAACGAAGCCCTCAGTGTCGTACCGGAACGGTCAGCGTCTGCCGCTTGA
- a CDS encoding SCO family protein yields the protein MPRRPVILFAAACAVIALALGLITMVVVGGRQQAAQTTDSATGQPLVGGPFTLTNQDGQVVDEKILDGKWSLVFFGFTYCPDYCPTTLGVLNAVQERMGEKAKDLQIVFISIDPERDTPQMLKDYLSSDGFPDGVIGLTGTPEQVAQVAREYRAFYQKVGEGEGYTMNHGLTVYLMGPDGKFRSAVAHDLGPSRTVTLIENAMEKG from the coding sequence ATGCCCCGCCGTCCCGTCATCCTGTTCGCCGCCGCCTGCGCGGTCATCGCCCTGGCGCTGGGCCTGATCACCATGGTGGTCGTCGGCGGTCGGCAACAGGCGGCCCAGACGACGGATTCGGCGACGGGCCAGCCCCTGGTCGGCGGCCCCTTCACCCTGACCAATCAGGACGGCCAGGTCGTTGATGAGAAGATTCTGGACGGCAAGTGGAGTCTGGTCTTCTTCGGCTTCACCTATTGCCCCGACTACTGCCCGACCACGCTGGGCGTGCTGAACGCCGTGCAGGAACGGATGGGCGAAAAGGCCAAGGACCTGCAGATCGTCTTCATCAGCATCGACCCTGAGCGCGACACCCCGCAGATGCTGAAGGACTATCTGTCGTCGGACGGCTTCCCCGACGGCGTCATCGGGCTGACCGGCACGCCGGAACAGGTGGCCCAGGTCGCCAGGGAATACCGCGCCTTCTATCAGAAGGTCGGCGAGGGCGAGGGCTACACCATGAACCACGGCCTGACCGTCTATCTGATGGGGCCGGACGGCAAGTTCCGCAGCGCCGTCGCCCACGATCTGGGGCCCAGCCGCACCGTGACCCTGATCGAAAACGCGATGGAGAAGGGCTGA